The following DNA comes from Labrus mixtus chromosome 8, fLabMix1.1, whole genome shotgun sequence.
TCCTAAATATGAGCACACATGGTTCCTGGAAGAAATGAAGTACCTGGTTCTTGATGCCGTCATCTCCTGAGAGATCTGTAGTGTTGAGCTGGAATACCATGAACTGGAATATTCTCCCATTTGTCCCCACTGCTTGCACTGTTATAGGACGATCTAACATATGCTgggtctgacacacacacacacacacacacacacacacacacacacacacacacacacacacacacacacacacacacacacacacacacacacacacacacacacacacacacacacacacacacacacacacacacacacacacacacacacacacacacacacacacacacacacacacacacacacacacacacacacacacacacacacacacacacacacacacacacacacacacacacacacacacacacacacacacattaataacaGTCGATGGATCAGCATATTATTGTACTAcctcaaaactttaaaaaaacagaaaaaagctgATCCTGATGACCTGATCTCACACCGAGTCCCTTTTACTAACTTGATGTGGCTGCACAATTTGAAAGATAAATGACGGTCTCAATTAGCCCCCGGGacatactgtatttgttttatttgatttgatatactttatttatccccgAGCGGACTATAATTTactagtttgttttttaaatgatagcCCTGGTGACACAGAGACATCACCTGGACCTAAATGCTGTCAGCTGTGGATTTTGATAATTATACCACAATTTATTTCTTAGTATAAACCCCCTTGAGATGCaccatctcattttcaaggggggtcccaagaaaaaaactatttacaaCATGACATGAAAAATGATCAGCAAATAAAACTCCTGCTGATCTCTGTGTGGAGAGTTGTGATTGGGTGTTTGTCCTAGGGACCCCACCCTTCATACAGTAACATTGGTTCAATGATAGATTTGAATAGCTTGAACAAGATTCTCAAAGGAATATTGATGTCAGAAGATATTCCTCACACATCTCTGAGGTCATTGACAGTCAGATTAAAATGTCCTGTCATGGTCATTTTAGTCCTCAATATGTGTTATGTGTCATATATAAGTCTTTTCTTTCCCTGTTTCCTGGAAGGAGTTTACAGATGATCCAGTAGCTTTTGTAATCCCTAAAATGGAGTCAGCGATATCAGATAATCTGCAAAAGGTAGACATTCGCTTTCTGTGTCAAAGAGGGCGACACTATTCTCAGCACATTTACTATTTGTATACATTGTATGTCATAGACCCCCAAGTTGTCCAATTTTCCCAAGTTGTTCTTTTCCTTCCTTCAGAGGTTATCCctctaaaaaaataattttctcttctttcttcttcaagTTTTTAGTAAAGTTTATCTGACTATGAAGGGTAACTAAACCcctgaagctaaaaaaaactcctttagAGTGTCAGTGAAGCAACATGGACGAGGCAggggtgagagtgtgtgttaagACACACCTACTCACTCCTTCCTGCCGCTATCATCAGCTGCAAAATCAAACAgtccaaacacaaatacaagcATTAATAGGCTGATTTCTTGATGAATCAAGAAGCAGCAatgacacttttaaaacaaagattGTCATTTGAAGTAGAGGACTTCTCTCCAGACAGGGGAGGATGGGGGATGTCTCTGAATGGTAGACCATGCCAGTTTGAGGATTTGTTATGATGTGTCCCACCTTACCATCACCATGTTTCAAGACTAGCCACTTAGATTTCCTTTCCATTTACAACAGGTGCTCTTGTGGTCACTCCTCAACAGAATGTCTGCTTCCTTTTAAGAGTTCGGTGACTGAAGCGACCAATATGCCTCCTGTAGAGGGCAGCTGtaatacaatatgtagaatgaGGTTTCCCGCTGAAAGTAGGGGTCTGGGATTTGTTCTCCTCTACTTGCTGCTGCTCTTTAATAGAATCCTCTCTAGCGCCCCTTTTCTCTGATATGAATAATACAATTATTTCTAATTGATGTTGTCTGTCTCATTAAGATGCCTGTCGTTGTTGGTTTTATGAATGTCTCTACATCAGCTGCTTCATTAAGTCAGAAGTGTTGTCAGTTAACACCCTGTGATGGTGTGGAGAAAGATGTTGACAAAAAGATATATCTAAAAGAATGtgattcaaaatgaaatctgaACTTATTGCACGCTTTTAAAACAGCGACAGGAGTGGATTTACAAGTAAGAGAAGAGTTTCAAAGTATCGAGCACATATCTGCATGTCAGCttgcatgtgtttgttattCTCTTCAGGTCTCCGTGTAGGGCAGACTTACTAAACAATCACGGCTGATGTTTCCCTCCTCAATAAGATAACATTAAAATCCTCTTTAGCATGATTTCTTTAATATTAACACTATTGCTATGAAAAGTTGTATTTTGAAAGCCCTTATTGAAACTaataaaaatgcagttttaaGTTTCCTCACCCCATACAGTTTGTGTGCACGGGCCAGAGCATTTCCAAAGGTGAACATAACCATCTTGGCTCTTAACTGTTCTGGGCGCAGTTTACAAGACTCATCTGCTCCCTCCAGGAAGAAAAGTGTGTGGGCATGACGGTAAGGATAGTCATCCCTGAAACCTGAATAATAAACACAGATATTATTTGATGAGCAGTGTACTATTACATTATGATTTATCTAAATCAAAAAGGACTACTCACCTAAGCAGTTCAACTCCTCCTTATAAACATGAACTTTCTGCAGGTCAATAGTTGGGGAGATGGGATAGAAAGATTCCAGGACATGATCTACTGTGTCGCTCACTTCCTTTTTACCAGCAACCTCCGGGAGAGGATCCATGCAGTTAAGCAGCAAACCATTCTGACCCCGAATCTGAAAGAGATCCTCACCTGGtatagaacatttaaattaCTTGGTATTGCTATTCTTGTGGTATGACTTTGGGGCTAGAAAACCTGCCCTGAAATCTCTGAAAgatttaaatatcttaaaaactaTTGAATTCCTTTCTGTTGTTATTCATGAAATATGCCCTGACGCTGTTAGCATGTTGGCATGAAGCTAGCTAAGTGGCTTAGCTTCCTCTGCAGTAAACAATTGGATGAAATTGATAGAGTTGTGTAAAGGAATTGAAAGTCCACATAGAATAAAACCTAATGATAAAGTaataaaatgatgaagaaatCTTTTCAGTAATGTTTTTGGAAattatttaaatctttgtttgcattacaaattaaaaacattcatctaGCTGTGGTCCATAAGTCAGGGTGCCTAAATGTTGGCATTGGGTTAAAGAAGAAGTTGTGTTACCTCTTTTTAATGTAGCTGCCAATGAGTACTTCTCAACAAGGGTTCTCTTTCTAAATGCTGGCTTTCTGTCCTGTAGAGTTGCACACAGATGTAGCAGGTTGAGGAGCAGCGCGTTGctgaggaagaaacagaaataaatagttAGATGGGGACTGATTCATTTagcaaagaagacaaaaaaatcatcctgCTTCTCTTTGCTAGTTCCCACAGCAGCGAGAGGTTTCTCAGGATTCTGAATCAATTGCAAGCCTTTCTTTTCCACAGAATCCACTGGAATACTAGTTCAACAATACTCAGAGCTAAGATCGAGGCCAGAAAATCCTGCCCGACCCGACCCGCGCCATTGCACGTTCTCTATGAGCCCGGCCCGTCCAATAGGGCCATAACTGAACTGATGGACTTGAGCCTGATGAAAACCCTGACACAGGCTTTTTTAAATTGGGTGTGTATTTGACTCCTGCTTCTAGTGGACACTAAGGGAACTGCAGGATTATGCACTTacgcatcagcttcatttttcaacactggaggtttctgcttggCTTTGACAGAGAGATTTATGACATTGACAAAAACTGTTGAGGGAAATACTTTAAAAACTAAGAACGCCTTCACTTTAGATCAAGTCCAAGTAAAGAAACCAAAAGTGATTCCAGTGGTTCTGCAGCCAGCGTCAAGCGGACACTGGACGGACTGCAGATTCTGCATCTGCTTCAATTTTCAATACCCAAGGTACTTTGCCTTTGGTGCCAAATGTACTATATCTGCTCAAGTCAGTAGATCAAAGCAGTACTTGGTACCCTGGTTGTGaaagtgatgtttgtttttagttacCTTGTTCTAAAAGTGTATGAACTATGCATGTAGATTGTTTAGCTTGTGTGTCATATTGACTTAAAGTATTtgttcctttcttcttctcctgcacacCTGAGCTCTCTGTTCAGGTATCTCTATTTCTTGAAAACAttggtctttctctctctttctctctagaACATGACTTTGGCCACATAACGAAAGATACGTCTAACTACGATTCTATGAATCCTGGATGACCAGCAGTCCTTTAAGCACTGAATGATACCATATCACGCATGCACAGGTCGAGTAGCTATACCAACAACATGTGACCCCTGATGACCCTAACTGGTCTTTATCTTCCAGTGTCATCAGAGGATCAGAATGCAGAATGTTCTCGCGAAAAAAAGGGGTGCCACCAGGAGCACCCTGTGGGTCCCCTTTTGGCAGCTCTTCTCGGAGTTCACCCTGAGGCCCAACTGGGACACATGGGAAATAGGGCTACCTGTGACGGCGCACACACTAGCCagtcatggggggggggggatagccTTCAAAGGCAAAACGGAGCTTCCTTCAGGTCAATGCATGTAAACCCCCTGCCCCCTGTCCACAGTACCTCTGCAGTGCTGAGCATATGGAAGGGCATGCCTTCAGGAACCTGTTGAGACCCCATAGATCTAAAACAGGGCAAAGTCCACCGTCCTTCTTTGTGACAAGAAAATAAGTTTAGAAGTATTCCCCGGGCTGAGCCAAGgttagtggtgggcgatataacgatcttagatcgtgaaggatattaacttgctgacgatctgacaaagcagagagatTGTAGAACCGGGcttatgtgtttattctatcatgctgcagtttatgctgcGACACGGACgcatctccctctctttttttgctccgcagcggtaaaaacgaaacttaagtccgcaaaaacaactccatcctgGTTATAttcaactgttctgatatttttccaaaccgacacggcttgagcaacagttaacttatctgcatagtttgcacagttaagtttacatctcggatagcgaCACAACGAACTCTaaacgagccggagagacgttaacagtcagagacagacagagaggagctcagacagacactgatgagagatataaccccggtgtttaaaatgttgctgtcggtgttttctgctctctctcagtttttaaaagttattatcaagcttctccacctgaagctcacctgttgtgattaCCGAATTTATAGGGATTAGGCTAAACGACGTTACACGTTGTGTGCAgtaggcaggtgagagtgagtaaccatggtgactgtcaatcaacaatgtcccgccccctctatgaataaaactcttctgtcagtaaaacttactttgatcatgtgtcacagaatgaacacattctgtattatgtttgattatatataaactaaactaaagttagtccaatgatgtcataaaaacaacaaagactgcagagcctgtatgaaactacagctggaggaactctgcaggactaaaatagaacagaaacacaagaactcaaagtctacatgtttttaaatgaatgcatcactgtgtgaaaatgttcctgatgaacataaaaagaggacacataactaaatcatcatttcaaagtggtcaggaaaaccttcaaattgtgcataaatattgatcaaatcgagggaaagacatttctgttgctaaagatgttctgggtgagagacctccagacctcctacaaagatgatttttaaatagattaaacttgtcagcatagtttttgtgcatttaaaaacattatacagggaaataagtttggttgaactggtcagtaacttacaaatttgtctaaagatcagtatgaaaaaaaatcgtgataaaatcATGATCGTGATTTTGGCAAATAtaaattgtgatatgatatttttcccatatcgcccacctctagcCAAAGTGTCTGCTGGCTCGCTGGTACACTTAACCAAGAGGCAGACAGCTCCTGGTCCAAAGCATATGATGGTCATCTTGACCTGGCCAGGGGTCAAGATGATGCATCTGGTGAAGCCTCTGGCAGGGAGGCTGAGAGGACAAGCATAAGATGGGACACAAAGTTCCCTATCTGCCCCATGCAAGCTGCTGCCTCATAAACCTTGGACAGGAGGTTGTCCGTTGCTCTAGATTGAGGACGGGGACACCGCGCATCCTGCCTAAGGGCCTCATCGGGAGATACAATAAGAGCAGCTCTATTGTTGGCATGTGGCCAAACCCAAACATGGCTGCATCCTGTATAGCTGCAAGGGCCCAGCCATCCGAAGTATGGTGTGAGAGGGCTTTTGAATCCCTCCAGCATGCATGCAACTTTCTCAGGTATTGTTCTGAAGGAGGCACTGTGAAGGTTTGGGCCGAACTACACCTGAAAAAGGCACTCGCTGGAGggtgttataataataataatttatcctttattaatctcacagtgagggggctgcacacagagagCACTCCAGAGCAGGCCAGGGCCCTACAAATGAGGGCCTCCATGGGGTCATCCACTGAGCCCCGCCCAGAGCTGAGGGCCAAGGAACAGGAAGCCAACCCCTGAAGAAATCAATACAGCATACAACTATGGTGGAGTGAGAGCTGAAACACTGCCCCTCCAACAAGGTCATATGAATGAGCCAAATACAACCGAACAGGACGCACCTCTGTTGGGAGAGGGAGCACACACACGGCCTTCACAGACAAAGGGTTTATGGAAAATGAACAGGTACAAACACAATTGGCACAATCCTATGAAGTTTACTGTAAGTGGAAGCGCTGTCGTCAACAGGGACCAATCAACAGGTGCTGCAGGTAACATCAGTTAGCTCAAGCCAAAACGCTACAGGCTacttcagaaacacaaacaaacagtaagTGCTATTAGACAAAGACAGCACGGACAAGCTGCTCTGTGTAGGGAGTGAGAGATAAATGCCCAGACCCTTTCAGAAGAAAGAAGCCccctttaaatttgaataaaaactCATCACTAcctcaaaaacatcaaaacaaagtcAGCTAAGTAAATAATACttttgtgaatgtttatgtCCTCAACATGTGACATTTTGTCTGAagaatgtgtttgtgataaAGATTAACTGGAGCATTGTGCAGAATTTGTTCTTGTATTTTCACTCCTTTCTGTCTAGCACTTAGTGTGAAGTGTGCACTATTTGAAAACGTATGCATGCTGCTACAAAATTCAGTTCAAATAAGTTAGTGTTATGacaagtctttttctttttcttacaatgtcttatctttgttttttaaagatatacaGAATACACTTTTTCATTTCACATGTTTCTTTCTGAAAGTATTTAGATGAAGTCATGCTCTAGAGATTCATAGCCtctaaccctcaggcatcactTTCATTTACTATCCTCTTAAATCACTAAGGACAagaatgtccacttccaaaaaactgatataaaaactaacatattgcacctttaaaaacaacaagttaaTTTAAAACTTGAATATCTTTTCAAACAGACAAAACCAATTGAATGCATTGTCCTGAAAGGATCACCTGTATTTCTGTTTGCCGGGTCTTTCCTCTGTGGTGTCCCAGAAGCGTGCATGCTTGATTGCGTTCTTCACTCGCTCATCCTGATCAGTGATCTGATTGGCAGGATTCTCCGCAAGTGAAAGGAGCTGAGGCGGCAGACCAGAGATCAGTTTGGCTTTGCTCAACCACAGAGCCTGACGCACACCTGAAACATAGAGAGGGCAGAGAGCAGTCATCATTTCTAaattcacttcctgttcagttGGATTCATGTAACGCTCTTGGCCTCTTCCTGCAAGAAAGGATGGTGAAGCACTGTCAGTTCTAAAGATGGCAGATGCATTTCCATCTTCTCTCATTTTACAGAAGTAAAGCTGAAATGCCCCCAtgaggaagcacacacacactgatttggAGACTGAGCATGAGCAGTTGGGATTGGCTCGTGGAGCTGCAGTATTAACATCCTGCCCTTTGACTAAACACATTTAACTTCCCAAAAACATGGAAAAGATCCTCCATGTAGGCACAGTTCACATcagaaaatattcttgaagacaGTCACAGATAATTCAGTTCTGGACAGTTCAATGACTCTACACTATTCATCATgtgcacacagtcacacatgagCTACATTTGTCAACAAAGCTGTCTTTCATTATGATTAACCCTTttctaaaacatttaataactTCAAACTTGATCTGTTAGAATAAAGCCTTCATTTTGATGAATGAACTACAGAAAAAATAACGTGGAAAAATGTAACACTGATGAATTGCACCTTGATGTCATAAACCACTGCAGTGTTGTAAACTTAATGAAAAGGAGCGCCAGAAATGAATTACTACTTAAGCCTGATTCTGATCTGCAAGCAATCGCAAACATCAACAATATGAAAAGGATTCCATCACAGTTAGACTTACTGTGAAACTACACGACCCTGGATTTAGTTGGTTACATCTCCAGGCTCTTTGAAGTAACTTCATTATGTGTAGTGGCTGAGCCTAACCCTGAACCTCTGGATGAGCTGTGTTGGCTGGCTCATAGATAACTTGCTCGCCTCAGCGTTGGTGACTGTAAAAAAAGGTCCCCAGCATAACAGCTGCACCCATCTGATGTGGTGTGGCCTCATGTTGTCAGAGGGTTTCTACCTGCATTGTCATTGACCCCCCTCTATACAAAGATAACACTTAAAATACCATTTCTCCAAACCCGTTACTCCAGACACTGACTATGACTTACTTGTATGATTTACTACACTCGGCCATGAGTTTGTTTGAAATACAtgttattgctcctttaacagtGTCACAACATGTTTCCTTTCAGGAGCAGCCTGTATTTACTGAACAAacatattgttattattattattattattgttcatGAGGATGGAGTGGAAGATAAATGTACCTTCAAGTGCGCTGGTCCTCTGGTTGTATACATAGCAGGGTTGTTCTTTGTATAGAGGCACGTTATGAAGAGGGGGGGCCCTGTAGTGCCTCGGATCCTTGTAGTCCCTCTCCCATTGTGGGCTGACGGGCTTCGCCAGCCCCGGTACGTAGTGCATCCTTTCCCCGTACGTGACCATCTCTAACCCGGGGATCTCCACTCTTTCCCTGGGCTTGCGTGCAGGGGGAACCTTCGCTGCCACACACCGACTGGTACTGAAGTTCAGCCTGTCTCCTCCATGTGCGGACAACCGGTTCACATCTTTACGGAACACGACTCGAATAAATGACGAGCCCATCGTGTTAACACAATGTGCCGTTAATGAAGAAACCATCGATTCTGTCtacttctttatgtttttttatatcttgaaGTTGATATTAAAGCCTTAATGCCTGACTGTCACAGAACATCGGTGTAGGGCGCCGCCATGTtgaagtcttcttcttcttgtgaatATTCCGGTAGTTTAGACGCATCTCGGTGTGTTACTGCCCCCTACAGGTCGACAGGAACTGGCTCATTCTACAAAACAAAGGCCTAACTTTAAATTCTTGAAAACTAATTTGTAGCATGTAGATAATGAATAATTGAGTACTCGTGTTGGCCAAGCCACGTTTTGGGTTTTAACTGATATGTTGACGTTCCTTCCTATTTTAGTTTTATTGGTGGTTGTAAACCAGCATAAAGGTGCATTAGCGCCACCTACTGGGCTGGAGTGTGGAAGAAGACGCGCAAGGAAAAAACCGATAGGCACCTACATTCTCGTTATAAGTCCCATTTCAtgtaaaaccttttttattaGGACTGCATCTAGTCTAAATCCAGTTAAATAATATTCTGTAGGATCTATAGGATCATTATTTCCCCTCAGCTTCCCCCTCCCACTCTCAAAAAACTGCACTGATGATTCCTGTAGCCTCTGATATACTTAAACCTAAAATTAAATTGATTCATTAAATTGATTGTTTTGCCAATATGTCTGCACCACATGGACTCTAAATAATAGTTGAccaaacatgttaatctctgttttaaaaacaggtaTTTTTGAATAGGATGTGTATGGGACCCccgcctcaagtggacacttgagaaacatctacattttttacattggCTTCAGTTTTCAAAATCTGAGGTTGCCGCTTGCCGCACCCTCATTTCCTTCCACACGCCTACATGGACAGGAACACAAAGTAAGCTAACAGATAAACCATTTTGCTGTCTTTTGTGTATTATGAAGCCCAGAACGGAAGTCATTTCTGtatattcattctttttttgtggttgGTCTGATGTAATGCTCTAATATTTTGAGATCCTGGATGAGCTGTAAGCTGTAATCATCAATCATGAATCtaatttaaatgaaagtttCACTTTTTGAATGAACTCCCAGAAGAAAATGAATTTTTCTACGATATTCTGTTTTGAGCTGCACCTGTATAAGCAACGACACATGATGGTTGATGGTTTTGCAGTAATTAACATACCTTCCAGTttgagacacattttttttaaatatacactGACCAGATTTCTACCTTATCTACCCCTAACCTGGCAACACATCTAGAGGGATACATTTATCCCTCATCAGAATAGTAAGACAAAGTCATAACTTTTTACCAGTTTATATTGTTTGAAACTAAGTATGATTAAAATGTACTCCCTTCTGGGAAGCTTATTCTGCAACATTGGCGGCCCTAAAATATTCtgatctttgttgtttttaatggtaGCTGGCATCCAAAGTGTTGCTCCAACTCCAACTACCGAAATCTGATGATTTTATAGTgctaaatgtttacattgtcaacccaaaagccccccccccccctattcATGACATCTCCAGTTCTATTATCCAGACACAACTGTCTGGGTTTGCCCAAGTCCTTCCCTGAGTGTGACATCCAACTCTTCCCCTATTGTGTCCACAAATGTCCAGAAATATTTTAGCAGTATTCAGCATCATTTGGAACCATTCAGATTTTCTCTGAATTTCAGCTGCACAGTTGATGACCCTTGGAAATGAAATCCAGAAAACTTTCTTCTTTTGTCCATACAGATATTTTGGTCGTGTTCATTCTTCACTTGTTCCTTTTCAACATGTTCACTGTCACCACTTCCTTGTGTCACCGTTGTTTTGACAGCATCAGCATGTTTTAATTGAATCTGATTTCATTCACCCTCTCTTCCTTGATTCTCTTTGGATACCATGAAGTGATTACCCTTGCAGTGTAAACATGATGCTTGTGTTTCAAGATGTTGGTGTCTCATAATAAAGGAACAAAGTCTAGTTTATTGGAGTTTTactgaaggaaataaaatacCTTGATCATACAAAGGCAACACAGGTTCAGTAATTGAAGCAAGACAGAgacattgttaaaaaataaaactgattgaTAACTTAAAAATAGCCTGGACTTATCTGTAGAGAGAGTGAAACGAGATCAAttgattaaaacaatgaatcaaaAGTGTATTACaatataattatattattttcttataaagataaagataaagataaactttattgatcccccattgggtagtataattagtaaaaatagcaataagttaaaaaacaaacctcaaGACATTAGATGCATGCAAGAAATTACAATAGAGATCAAATAATACTAGGCATATACTATAAACACTTTCACTTGTGGAATTATAAAAACTCTTCCAATGAAGAATAATGAAAAAACATCGGAGGAGTGCAAATCACCCACCACTtgaatttagatttttaactgatgtgctgcataaagagtagcTATAGCTCATTTCCAACTATTGTTCCTAGATGGACTTTGAACTCACTGCAGGAAGCAATCACGGAAAACAAGTGCAAATTATTGTGTCCCAGTGTGCTTTTTACTTCAAACAGTGCAGGGACCCACCTAGAGTGCTTAGCCCCCAGCACGAGCCGGCAACCAACTTCACGAAGGAGAAGATAAAACAATAACTATAAAAACAGTTGTAGAACATATTACTGAATTACAGCTAAGCAATTAAAGTCATAAGCTAAtggaaaaacattcaaagttaAACACTACAGCCAAAACAATCACAATAGGCAAAAAAGCAGCCGATAGAGGCATGAAACACGAGAAAGAACTATATTACAAATattcataaatatgtaataactatcaatcattaaatgtgtcctACTTACCACTCAACTGAATTCACTATTACCTTTACACAAAGGTGACAACTACCCAGACTTCAGGTAAGACTTTATCCCTCATGTAAAGGaccagcaggaaaacagaagcTACAGTATGACATAATCTCACTCCACATGTCAGCAGTGAATAAACACTGTTTGAATTGGACACAGACCTTAGCCCAACAGACACCAGCATAACAAGGCAGACAGGAGATGTAACTTGGTCACGCATTACCTACCTCAGAGATTGGACCATGTAGCAACCAACAGACACACAACGGCAAAAAGGCCGCCATCTTCTTCTTGATTTACGGTCGTTGGCTGATTTAAGACTATAATTACTAATCCCCCaaatataataatactaatCATAATATTCACAATAATAACCACAAAAACAGTAATAATAAACGTCTACATTGTATTAACCTCATTCATCCTACTATTTATAAAGTTTCCTAAACCACCCGTACACCCATACCTCTAATTATCCATTATACCCTGTGAAAAAAACCTGTCACTTAAGTATTCTAATAGTACCTTTCCCCAGCCTTTCACCCATGTTCAATGAACTCTTCTACTGCCTTCATCCCTAATCCCCTCAGTTTATTTACCTCTCTTTGGGATACCGCCTACACCTCAGAATGACATGCTCCTTGGACtcctcttcatgacatcacttACTAGAACCAGTGTCATGCTTCCCTCTGGTTAAAGGGAagttaaataaactaaaaactaaaaaaaactcaaagaaatCCATAATTCTGATCtacttaatatatatatatatatatatatatatatatatatatatataatataatatatttttatgtcAAGGAACTTTTCAGTTGCCTCATCAGTTGTCTTGATTGTATCACCAGTCTTTTATCTTTGCTGGGACATTACTGGTCTGGAAAATAAAGGCCACACAGCTCACTTTATTCACTACCAAAGTATCACCAACaactttatatttgtgtttacgGGCACTCTGGGTAGGTATAGGGactactgtatatgcacaggtTAACTTTGCGCTGCATTTCTTTGGGCCATTCCCCTGGCGTTCACATGAATGCTCCCTCAACTCgtcctttcttttttataaatttttttaaagatttatatttgggctttttgtgcctttaatgtagagataggacagtggatagagttggaaatcagggagagagagtggggaatgacatgcgggaagggagacAGGCTGGAgtc
Coding sequences within:
- the mrpl37 gene encoding 39S ribosomal protein L37, mitochondrial isoform X2 encodes the protein MVSSLTAHCVNTMGSSFIRVVFRKDVNRLSAHGGDRLNFSTSRCVAAKVPPARKPRERVEIPGLEMVTYGERMHYVPGLAKPVSPQWERDYKDPRHYRAPPLHNVPLYKEQPCYVYNQRTSALEGVRQALWLSKAKLISGLPPQLLSLAENPANQITDQDERVKNAIKHARFWDTTEERPGKQKYSNALLLNLLHLCATLQDRKPAFRKRTLVEKYSLAATLKRGEDLFQIRGQNGLLLNCMDPLPEVAGKKEVSDTVDHVLESFYPISPTIDLQKVHVYKEELNCLGFRDDYPYRHAHTLFFLEGADESCKLRPEQLRAKMVMFTFGNALARAHKLYGVQTQHMLDRPITVQAVGTNGRIFQFMVFQLNTTDLSGDDGIKNQVWLDEDVELYDFAKVRPLIKKKQVKVPAGLAGYKPESFNKFLALYLHGAV
- the mrpl37 gene encoding 39S ribosomal protein L37, mitochondrial isoform X1, whose translation is MVSSLTAHCVNTMGSSFIRVVFRKDVNRLSAHGGDRLNFSTSRCVAAKVPPARKPRERVEIPGLEMVTYGERMHYVPGLAKPVSPQWERDYKDPRHYRAPPLHNVPLYKEQPCYVYNQRTSALEGVRQALWLSKAKLISGLPPQLLSLAENPANQITDQDERVKNAIKHARFWDTTEERPGKQKYSNALLLNLLHLCATLQDRKPAFRKRTLVEKYSLAATLKRGEDLFQIRGQNGLLLNCMDPLPEVAGKKEVSDTVDHVLESFYPISPTIDLQKVHVYKEELNCLGFRDDYPYRHAHTLFFLEGADESCKLRPEQLRAKMVMFTFGNALARAHKLYGVRKLKTAFLLVSIRAFKIQLFIAIVLILKKS